The proteins below are encoded in one region of Brassica napus cultivar Da-Ae chromosome A6, Da-Ae, whole genome shotgun sequence:
- the LOC106350159 gene encoding cation/H(+) antiporter 12-like yields the protein MFMNTTTYFEDCRPLLFNISSNGIWENLKSPDVIFGYSLPLMEIQILLIFTSVVMTHMFLRCIGISHIGSYMIAGLIMGPQLFDLREKSTWKLSLDPIMNGNGPLRSFSACGFMMFTFLMSLRTSRRVVFNNGPLPVVIGILTFIVPLVVGLCFRNVLADNINPHYMPPKKALAERTVIIATQSSILLPTITYFLSELNILNSEFGRLALSASVINDILGVSFIVLAYSLGTYKNMSHSTAYIDLIAVIIFFLLVFFVVKPAAEWIVQQTPENKPVANIYVHAVTLTVLGSAVYTTVFHMKYVLGPVMIGLVIPEGPPLGSALEAKYEKLTLNVFLPISIALSTMRCDITRIVYELDDILYNIFLMVLTIALKLVAGIAPCLYCKLPLKESIAVSILLSCKSFPEIFFYESTLDDKYISQATYSFLILYTLLNSGIVPVVIRSLYDPKRKYIGYQKRNIFSLKPNSDLRILTCVHKPGNISRAISVIQLFSSPNQEFPIIVTVLHLVKLVGQIVPILISHDKKSKQLINNSYIHTVNLAFSQLMQESFDSESVAMFTALSHENLMHEDICMLALDQTTSMIVVPSGRTWTIHGEFMSDDVAIRRLNMSLLERSPCSIGILVDRGQFMRKDKRKDYINVCAIFIGGKDDREALSLVNRMKHNPKVQVAVIRLMSNQETESTNWDYILDHEVIKELKDPESNKNIAYTERIVTGGPEVATMVRLLSEEYDLMVVGRNHGMSSLDFSGLLEWMELPELGVIGDLLAVRDLRSSVSVLIVQQRHQA from the exons ATGTTCATGAATACGACGACCTACTTCGAGGATTGCCGACCCTTGTTGTTTAACATCTCTTCCAATGGAATATGGGAGAATTTAAAGTCACCCGATGTGATTTTTGGGTATTCTTTGCCACTCATGGAGATTCAGATATTACTTATCTTCACATCGGTGGTCATGACTCACATGTTCCTTAGATGCATTGGCATTTCCCACATCGGTTCCTATATGATA GCTGGTCTGATTATGGGACCTCAGCTATTCGATCTGAGGGAGAAGTCAACATGGAAACTATCGTTGGATCCTATTATGAATGGAAATGGACCGTTAAGAAGCTTCTCAGCATGCGGCTTCATGATGTTTACATTCCTCATGTCCTTACGGACCAGTAGGCGAGTTGTTTTTAACAACGGACCATTGCCCGTTGTGATTGGGATCTTGACTTTCATAGTTCCTTTGGTTGTAGGGCTCTGTTTTCGAAACGTCCTCGCTGACAACATAAACCCTCATTACATGCCGCCAAAAAAAGCACTCGCCGAGCGCACGGTGATCATTGCAACACAATCTTCCATACTCTTGCCCACCATCACCTATTTCTTGTCGGAACTCAATATCCTCAACTCGGAGTTTGGTCGGCTTGCATTGTCGGCATCTGTTATCAACGACATCCTTGGCGTTTCTTTCATTGTACTTGCATATTCTTTGGGAACATACAAAAACATGTCACACTCAACAGCCTACATTGACCTTATCGCGGTGATCATCTTTTTTCTCCTCGTCTTTTTTGTTGTAAAGCCGGCCGCAGAGTGGATAGTACAACAAACACCAGAAAACAAACCCGTGGCGAATATATATGTGCATGCTGTAACTTTAACCGTATTGGGTTCTGCCGTTTACACCACGGTCTTCCATATGAAATACGTCCTTGGACCAGTCATGATCGGCCTCGTTATACCAGAAGGTCCACCTTTAGGATCCGCCTTAGAAGCCAAGTATGAGAAGCTCACGTTAAACGTGTTCTTGCCAATCTCGATTGCACTCAGTACGATGCGATGTGATATTACGAGGATTGTGTACGAGCTAGATGACATATTATACAATATCTTTCTAATGGTGCTGACAATCGCTTTGAAACTGGTTGCCGGTATTGCACCTTGCTTGTACTGCAAGTTACCTCTCAAGGAGTCAATTGCTGTTTCCATCCTCTTGAGCTGCAAGAGTTTCCCAGAAATTTTTTTCTATGAATCTACATTAGATGATAAG TATATATCACAAGCAACATACTCTTTCTTGATATTATATACGTTATTAAACTCTGGGATTGTCCCAGTAGTTATAAGAAGTCTGTATGATCCGAAGCGGAAGTACATTGGTTACCAAAAAAGGAACATCTTCAGTTTGAAACCAAACTCCGATCTTCGTATTCTTACTTGTGTGCACAAACCTGGGAATATCTCTAGAGCCATTTCAGTTATCCAATTATTTTCCTCGCCGAACCAAGAATTCCCCATCATTGTCACGGTTCTTCACCTCGTGAAGCTAGTGGGTCAGATCGTACCGATCTTGATCTCGCACGACAAGAAGTCGAAACAACTGATCAATAACTCCTACATCCATACCGTAAACCTTGCCTTCAGCCAGCTGATGCAAGAGAGCTTTGATTCAGAAAGTGTGGCAATGTTCACAGCCCTCTCGCATGAGAACTTAATGCACGAAGACATCTGCATGCTCGCACTAGACCAGACAACATCGATGATTGTCGTCCCGTCTGGAAGAACATGGACCATTCATGGGGAGTTCATGTCAGACGATGTGGCCATAAGGCGTCTCAATATGTCTCTACTCGAACGTTCACCATGTTCTATTGGTATACTCGTGGATCGTGGACAGTTCATGCGTAAAGACAAGAGAAAGGACTACATCAATGTATGTGCGATATTTATTGGAGGTAAAGACGATCGTGAGGCATTATCGCTGGTGAATAGGATGAAACATAACCCAAAGGTCCAAGTTGCAGTGATTCGACTAATGTCTAACCAAGAAACAGAGTCGACAAATTGGGATTACATTCTTGATCATGAGGTTATCAAAGAATTGAAGGATCCAgagtcaaacaaaaatattgccTATACAGAGAGGATAGTGACCGGTGGTCCTGAAGTGGCTACTATGGTTCGGTTGCTTTCAGAAGAGTATGATCTTATGGTTGTTGGAAGAAATCATGGAATGTCGTCACTGGACTTTTCAGGACTGTtagagtggatggaacttccgGAGTTAGGTGTCATCGGAGATTTGTTGGCGGTTAGAGATCTTAGATCTAGCGTCTCTGTTTTGATAGTTCAACAACGACATCAAGCATAA